The following are encoded together in the Ovis aries strain OAR_USU_Benz2616 breed Rambouillet chromosome X, ARS-UI_Ramb_v3.0, whole genome shotgun sequence genome:
- the AVPR2 gene encoding vasopressin V2 receptor isoform X2: MFMASTTSAGNGSEGELWTARDPLLAQAELALLSTVFVAVALSNGLVLGALVRRGRRGRWAPMHVFIGHLCLADLAVALFQVLPQLAWDATDRFRGPDALCRAVKYLQMVGMYASSYMILAMTLDRHRAICRPMLAHRHAGGTHWNRPVLLAWAFSLLLSLPQLFIFAQRDVDGSGVLDCWARFAEPWGLRAYVTWIALMVFVAPALGIAACQVLIFREIHASLGPGPVPRAGGPRRECRPGGPAEGARVSAAVAKTVRMTLVIVIVYVLCWAPFFLVQLWAAWDPEAPREGPPFVLLMLLASLNSCTNPWIYASFSSSVSSELRSLLCCTRRRAPPSRGPQEESCATASSFLAKDTPS; encoded by the exons ATGTTCATGGCATCCACCACCTCAG CAGGCAACGGCAGCGAAGGGGAGCTGTGGACTGCCCGGGACCCGCTGCTAGCTCAGGCAGAGCTGGCCCTGCTCTCCACCGTCTTCGTGGCCGTGGCCCTGAGCAACGGCCTGGTTTTGGGGGCCCTGGTGCGGCGGGGCCGGCGGGGCCGCTGGGCACCCATGCACGTCTTCATCGGCCACCTGTGCCTGGCTGACCTGGCCGTAGCTCTGTTCCAAGTGCTGCCCCAGCTGGCCTGGGACGCCACCGACCGCTTCCGTGGGCCCGATGCCCTGTGCCGGGCAGTCAAGTACCTGCAGATGGTGGGCATGTATGCCTCCTCCTACATGATCCTGGCCATGACGCTGGACCGCCACCGTGCCATCTGCCGCCCCATGCTGGCACACCGCCACGCGGGTGGCACTCACTGGAACCGGCCGGTGCTGCTGGCCTGGGCCTTCTCGCTGCTCCTCAGCCTGCCCCAGCTCTTCATCTTTGCCCAGCGTGACGTGGATGGCAGCGGGGTCCTTGACTGCTGGGCCCGCTTTGCTGAGCCCTGGGGCCTCCGTGCCTACGTCACCTGGATCGCCCTGATGGTGTTTGTGGCTCCTGCCCTGGGTATCGCTGCCTGTCAGGTGCTCATCTTCCGGGAGATTCATGCCAGCCTGGGGCCAGGGCCGGTGCCGAGGGCCGGCGGACCCCGCCGAGAGTGCCGGCCGGGCGGTCCTGCTGAGGGAGCCCGGGTGTCGGCGGCCGTGGCCAAGACCGTGAGGATGACGCTGGTGATCGTCATAGTGTACGTGCTGTGCTGGGCGCCCTTCTTCCTTGTGCAGCTGTGGGCCGCGTGGGACCCAGAGGCACCGCGGGAAG GGCCTCCCTTCGTGTTGCTCATGCTGCTGGCCAGCCTCAACAGCTGTACCAACCCCTGGATCTACGCCTCCTTCAGCAGCAGCGTCTCCTCCGAGCTGCGAAGCCTGCTCTGCTGCACCCGGAGGCGCGCCCCACCCAGCCGGGGGCCCCAAGAGGAGTCATGCGCCACAGCCAGCTCCTTTCTGGCCAAGGACACCCCCTCCTGA
- the AVPR2 gene encoding vasopressin V2 receptor (The RefSeq protein has 2 substitutions, 2 frameshifts compared to this genomic sequence) produces the protein MFMASTTSAVPRHLSQPTPAGNGSEGELWTARDPLLAQAELALLSTVFVAVALSNGLVLGALVRRGRRGRWAPMHVFIGHLCLADLAVALFQVLPQLAWDATDRFRGPDALCRAVKYLQMVGMYASSYMILAMTLDRHRAICHPMLAHRHAGGTHWNRPVLLAWAFSLLLSLPQLFIFAQRDVDGSGVLDCWARFAEPWGLRAYVTWIALMVFVAPALGIAACHVLIFREIHASLGPGPVPRAGGPRRECRPGGPAEEPGCRRPVAKTVRMTLVIVIVYVLCWAPFFLVQLWAAWDPEAPREGPPFVLLMLLASLNSCTNPWIYASFSSSVSSELRSLLCCTRRRAPPSRGPQEESCATASSFLAKDTPS, from the exons ATGTTCATGGCATCCACCACCTCAG CTGTGCCCCGGCACCTCTCTCAACCTACCCCAGCAGGCAACGGCAGCGAAGGGGAGCTGTGGACTGCCCGGGACCCGCTGCTAGCTCAGGCAGAGCTGGCCCTGCTCTCCACCGTCTTCGTGGCCGTGGCCCTGAGCAACGGCCTGGTTTTGGGGGCCCTGGTGCGGCGGGGCCGGCGGGGCCGCTGGGCACCCATGCACGTCTTCATCGGCCACCTGTGCCTGGCTGACCTGGCCGTAGCTCTGTTCCAAGTGCTGCCCCAGCTGGCCTGGGACGCCACCGACCGCTTCCGTGGGCCCGATGCCCTGTGCCGGGCAGTCAAGTACCTGCAGATGGTGGGCATGTATGCCTCCTCCTACATGATCCTGGCCATGACGCTGGACCGCCACCGTGCCATCTGCCGCCCCATGCTGGCACACCGCCACGCGGGTGGCACTCACTGGAACCGGCCGGTGCTGCTGGCCTGGGCCTTCTCGCTGCTCCTCAGCCTGCCCCAGCTCTTCATCTTTGCCCAGCGTGACGTGGATGGCAGCGGGGTCCTTGACTGCTGGGCCCGCTTTGCTGAGCCCTGGGGCCTCCGTGCCTACGTCACCTGGATCGCCCTGATGGTGTTTGTGGCTCCTGCCCTGGGTATCGCTGCCTGTCAGGTGCTCATCTTCCGGGAGATTCATGCCAGCCTGGGGCCAGGGCCGGTGCCGAGGGCCGGCGGACCCCGCCGAGAGTGCCGGCCGGGCGGTCCTGCTGAGG AGCCCGGGTGTCGGCGG GTGGCCAAGACCGTGAGGATGACGCTGGTGATCGTCATAGTGTACGTGCTGTGCTGGGCGCCCTTCTTCCTTGTGCAGCTGTGGGCCGCGTGGGACCCAGAGGCACCGCGGGAAG GGCCTCCCTTCGTGTTGCTCATGCTGCTGGCCAGCCTCAACAGCTGTACCAACCCCTGGATCTACGCCTCCTTCAGCAGCAGCGTCTCCTCCGAGCTGCGAAGCCTGCTCTGCTGCACCCGGAGGCGCGCCCCACCCAGCCGGGGGCCCCAAGAGGAGTCATGCGCCACAGCCAGCTCCTTTCTGGCCAAGGACACCCCCTCCTGA
- the AVPR2 gene encoding vasopressin V2 receptor isoform X1, which translates to MFMASTTSAVPRHLSQPTPAGNGSEGELWTARDPLLAQAELALLSTVFVAVALSNGLVLGALVRRGRRGRWAPMHVFIGHLCLADLAVALFQVLPQLAWDATDRFRGPDALCRAVKYLQMVGMYASSYMILAMTLDRHRAICRPMLAHRHAGGTHWNRPVLLAWAFSLLLSLPQLFIFAQRDVDGSGVLDCWARFAEPWGLRAYVTWIALMVFVAPALGIAACQVLIFREIHASLGPGPVPRAGGPRRECRPGGPAEGARVSAAVAKTVRMTLVIVIVYVLCWAPFFLVQLWAAWDPEAPREGPPFVLLMLLASLNSCTNPWIYASFSSSVSSELRSLLCCTRRRAPPSRGPQEESCATASSFLAKDTPS; encoded by the exons ATGTTCATGGCATCCACCACCTCAG CTGTGCCCCGGCACCTCTCTCAACCTACCCCAGCAGGCAACGGCAGCGAAGGGGAGCTGTGGACTGCCCGGGACCCGCTGCTAGCTCAGGCAGAGCTGGCCCTGCTCTCCACCGTCTTCGTGGCCGTGGCCCTGAGCAACGGCCTGGTTTTGGGGGCCCTGGTGCGGCGGGGCCGGCGGGGCCGCTGGGCACCCATGCACGTCTTCATCGGCCACCTGTGCCTGGCTGACCTGGCCGTAGCTCTGTTCCAAGTGCTGCCCCAGCTGGCCTGGGACGCCACCGACCGCTTCCGTGGGCCCGATGCCCTGTGCCGGGCAGTCAAGTACCTGCAGATGGTGGGCATGTATGCCTCCTCCTACATGATCCTGGCCATGACGCTGGACCGCCACCGTGCCATCTGCCGCCCCATGCTGGCACACCGCCACGCGGGTGGCACTCACTGGAACCGGCCGGTGCTGCTGGCCTGGGCCTTCTCGCTGCTCCTCAGCCTGCCCCAGCTCTTCATCTTTGCCCAGCGTGACGTGGATGGCAGCGGGGTCCTTGACTGCTGGGCCCGCTTTGCTGAGCCCTGGGGCCTCCGTGCCTACGTCACCTGGATCGCCCTGATGGTGTTTGTGGCTCCTGCCCTGGGTATCGCTGCCTGTCAGGTGCTCATCTTCCGGGAGATTCATGCCAGCCTGGGGCCAGGGCCGGTGCCGAGGGCCGGCGGACCCCGCCGAGAGTGCCGGCCGGGCGGTCCTGCTGAGGGAGCCCGGGTGTCGGCGGCCGTGGCCAAGACCGTGAGGATGACGCTGGTGATCGTCATAGTGTACGTGCTGTGCTGGGCGCCCTTCTTCCTTGTGCAGCTGTGGGCCGCGTGGGACCCAGAGGCACCGCGGGAAG GGCCTCCCTTCGTGTTGCTCATGCTGCTGGCCAGCCTCAACAGCTGTACCAACCCCTGGATCTACGCCTCCTTCAGCAGCAGCGTCTCCTCCGAGCTGCGAAGCCTGCTCTGCTGCACCCGGAGGCGCGCCCCACCCAGCCGGGGGCCCCAAGAGGAGTCATGCGCCACAGCCAGCTCCTTTCTGGCCAAGGACACCCCCTCCTGA